The Brassica oleracea var. oleracea cultivar TO1000 chromosome C7, BOL, whole genome shotgun sequence sequence CCGCAGCTGTTGAAGATAAGTTGGCTCTGGGGTCATGAAACCCAGCCATTCCAAAATCTCCTAACCTTCCATTACCCTCGGAATCTAACATGACGTTAGAAGCTTTTATATCCCGGTGCAAAACAGCTGGACTAGCTCCTGTATGCAGGTAACTAATAGCCGAAGCAATGTCGTTAAGAATAGAAATCCTTTGCAACCATGAAAGAGATGGGTTTCGGTTATGAAACAAGTGCTGATCAAGACTGCCGCAGGGCATGTACTCAGATACCAGAAGTAACTCACCTTTTCTTCTACAATACCCGAGAAGAGGAACCAAGTTCCGATGCTGTAAGCTTCCCATAGTCACAACTTCAGCCACAAACTGTTTCATTCCTTGTTCTGCATCGTGTGACAGTCTTTTTACAGCTATATGCCTGCTTAGGGGAAGAGTTCCTTTGTAGACTTCTCCAAACCCACCTCTCCCTATAAGACCATCTCTCCCAAACCCATTTGTTGCTTTATACAGAGATTTGTAGGAGAATCGGTGTGGACCGTATTCCCTTTCCCACGATTCTCTTACTTCTGCATACTTGTTTCTCCTATACAGATAAAGTCCTCCTAGAACTATCAGTACAAGGATCACCAACACGACAACCAAACCAATAAGCAGTGGAGATAGTTTATCTCTAGGAAGAGGAGCCTTTTCTGGTTCATCTTGGGGAAGAGGAGCCTGAGGGAGTTTAGAGAGGTCCAGGGCCTGAAATAGTTCTTTGCTCCTACTAAAACTCCACCCAAGTATATACTGGCTGCTGGTCAGTTGCCCTGTCGATGCAGAGAAGCCCACAAAAATCTTATTTTCAAAAATTTCTGAAAGATTGATGGATCTTGACATAAGAGGCCGGTTTGGGTTTTCTATGTTTATAGGGGCTAGTGAAACATTAAGCAACGATCCATCGTAGTCCACCCACACCTGGATAGGCTCTCCACTCAGGAGATTTATGCTTACACTACCCCCCAACGCACTGGAAAAGTAAGATGGGAGGGCAGACTCAACAGATAATGGATTGTTTACATTAATCCCAACATGAGGCTTGTCCAGCACATCAAACTCTATCGTACTAACAGTATCGAGTTCAATAGCTAGCAGATGAGGAGAGGAAGTCCCATTTGTTGGGATGCTGAAGGCGCCCAAGTACTGAGTTGGAGATCCATTAGAGAGATTCATGGAAGGAGATACAACGAAGGCAATCCCATGGCCACCATCAGCTCCCAACTTAGGAGGCACCAGGGCGCACACAAAATGCGTAAAGAATTCAGATGGAGCAAAATCAAATGACTGCTTGAAGAAAGCATGACCCACTTGCCGCTCTGTAGTATTTGTCAACTGCAAAATCCCGCCAGGAAGGATCTTGGCGAGACCATCGGTAAAAAGGTCTGCTTGGTCGAAACCATTATAGATAAACCTGGTTTCTTGTTGACTAGACAGACAAGTAAGATAAATGCAGGAGAAGATCAAAACCAGATGCAGTGTAGAATCCATATCTACTGGGAGAGATAAATTGTGGGGTTTTTTTTTCTGCATAGATGTTTTCTCTTCGGGAACAAACAATCTGTGGAGCTGCAAAACAAGGTCTACTCATAAATTCAGGAAAAAGTCAAACTAACATTTTCTCCTATGGATCTGTAGCCAGCGAAACGCAAAATATATTCTAAATTGGCATTACAAATTTGACCATGAATATGATAATAGAATTAAAGAAACCATGACAACTATAATAACTAATATAATCCATCATGTGAATTAAATACTGCTGTAAATTTGTTGTATGGTCTTCTCTAGTTATTCCAAGGTCAATTGAATCAAACAAGAAAGCAATCAAAGTACTTACCTGTAGCAGACATATTTCATTCTTCAAGAAATCTGAAATGCCTTGGAGAAGAGCTAGTTCTAGCATNNNNNNNNNNNNNNNNNNNNNNNNNNNNNNNNNNNNNNNNNNNNNNNNNNNNNNNNNNNNNNNNNNNNNNNNNNNNNNAGAATAAGAGGTAGTGAGTTCGAATCTCCTTAGAAGACTTTAAAAAAATCAGAATCAGTTAATTAATAGGTCTTTTTTTACTGTTTTGCTTCTAGCCCTATAAAGATTAGGAGCAGTTCAAACTCCAAGGTCAAGTAAAATAAACAAGAAAGCAATCAAAATACTCGCTGATATCAGACATGTTTCATTCTTGAAAAAATTACACATAAGGTCACTTTTTGACTTTACAATTACATAAAAAGTTACATTGAGCTTGAGGCACACATTTTTCTTGTTGATTGTCTAATATACCCTTCTAGTGTAAACTTAGTCTGGTTACCTATTTTGAAGCCGAAACTAAAATAAATCGTAACTTTTCCCAATCTCTCACAAATCACAAACCCTAATCCCTTTTGACAATTTATCTATGTCTTGGATCATTTGTTCAAACAATTCATTATCTGGATCACCTTATACCACCAAAACCCACACATCAGCCGTACACCCTAAAGCCCGGATATTGAGGCTAAGCTTCACAATATAGTGGTAATAGCTCTATCATTGTTCTCCAAACACAATATTTGCATAAAATAAGCACATCATTGAGCTATTTTAGTATCGGGGACACATATTTCGTCCATAACTCTTTTGTGAGATATATGCGTGTCCACAATTCGTCTGTCCACAACGCTTTTGTCTATGTCCACACACATATATCTTCATTTCTTCTATGGTTTTTGTAACATCTTTGGTTATTGGAACAACATTTTAACTGTTGTTTCTTCTTCTTTCAATCCTAACCAATTTGTTGTACATAAGCTTCAGTCCACGTTTCTCCCGTTCATGGACATAGATTCATGTCCAACAAATCACTCTCATACAAATTACCGTCCACATGGTGTTAATGGTATCATGTACATAATGGTTATCATGTCATATTTCTTTGAAATTTCAAATTTGTAATAGTGGAAGTAAGCATCATACATATTATTTGCATTTCTTTGATTCATTGTCCACAAATTACTCTTCGATCCACAGTTCGGCGTCCATAATTTATCATCCACAATTCGGTGTCTACAACTCGTCATTTTCCACAAGAGAAAATTTGTCAAAAACACACTTAGGCCCCACCAGAAAGTGCCTCACATGTGGGAAGTGACTTTCAATGTAAAAGAAAAAAAAATGTGTCCTTAGGTGTAATCAACTCTTCATTCTTCTCCAATAAGAAATCTGAAATGCCTTGGATGTTGGAGAAGAATTACATATTTCTCCACAAGGCCCATCTAATAACAGGATTTGGTCCCTCCTCGCCGCCAGGCCCAACCAGAACCAGCCTAGCCGATGAAGACCTCGGCTGGAGACGTCGTTCGAGCGGTCAGCAAGGCCACCCATTAGCTCGTTCAATCGGCTTCAGCTCGAGGGATTTTCATTCGGCTTAGAGGCCCACTAAACGTGGTCTCAGGCCTGGGATTTTAGGGGGAACAAGTTCTAGGGAAAATAAAGACCAGATCGCGGCTATAAAAAGGGAAGACAAAGGAACAAAAGAAGATCCGAAAAGTGACACTAAAACACTGGCGGCAAGGTAGGGTTTTACGACCAATCGAGCCTCTTTGTATCTTCGTCGGTACTTTCAACAAAGCTCTGACCTTTTTTCTTTTACTTAATATCTTTGTAATCATGTACTGATCAATAAAACATATTTTAAGAACCATAATCGAATTTAGTTTCCTTTCAATCGATGTAACCAAACTCAGATTCAACATTGGAGTAGACCTTGTTCTAGAGTTCAGAAAGTAAAAGTCGGGGTAACATATATTCAAAAAGGTTATGAACCCTCAATTCTTAATATTTCTGGTAATTCAACAACTACTTAGGTAGTTGTCCCTTCAAGTATTCAAGAGAGATGATCCTACTAAGTCCAGAAAAACAGTAATCTAACTTTTCTTGGCCAAGTTGATGAATTCCTTTAAAAGTGATCCACAAACTTTTCAATTATACTTTTTTAACACAAGAGAAGTTTTTTGCAACTGGAATCGAGAGGCAAGTTCTATCGTTTTCATATTAGTTACACAGAACTTGATATAGCTAACAAAGTCGGAGAGTCACTGCAATAACCCTCTTTAAAGAGTAAAACGCAGACAAGGAAAAATCATATAACAGCCGAGAAAATTACTCAAGTAAGTGGAAGTCGGATTGATCTTTTCTTGTGGATGTTTGTGGATCCCAAGCTACATAAGAAAAATTTAGAAAGTCTTAGAATAGTTTTCCATCTGAAGAAATAAATTCTTCGGGAAGTTTAGTGGATTGAAAATGCTCGCGGTTCGGCCTAGAACGTCCTAGTCGAACGAGAAAATTAATCGAAAAATTTATCATAGGGCCTTAAGATAGGAATGACCTTAGAATTATTTTAAAAATGTTTTGGTCTAAGAAATATAGGTTTTTGTCAAGGAGAAAAATTTCCGCCAGCTCGGATCAGCTTATAACACGTACGGGATTTGAATGCGGCCCATTCGTGCCCATCTACGATGTGTTAAGCATATCCGGAAGCTTCCGGAAGATGCAGCTGCTTGCTTACCTCCTTCAGGCAGCTGGACATGTGCTTCTCCTTGACTGGACAACCTCCAAGCAGTTCTTGTCGCATTTCTATTGGATGCTTTGGTGGCTGGCCACAAAGCTTGGTTTTATTGGCCAAAATTGTGGCTAAGACACCAACCTGTCTCCTATTGGTTGGTTTGGGAGGCAGAGACACCTCCTGCTTGCCATGCACGACCAAAACCCTCNNNNNNNNNNNNNNNNNNNNNNNNNNNNNNNNNNNNNNNNNNNNNNNNNNNNNNNNNNNNNNNNNNNNNNNNNNNNNNNNNNNNNNNNNNNNNNNNNNNNNNNNNNNNNNNNNNNNNNNNNNNNNNNNNNNNNNNNNNNNNNNNNNNNNNNNNNNNNNNNNNNNNNNNNNNNNNNNNNNNNNNNNNNNNNNNNNNNNNNNNNNNNNNNNNNNNNNNNNNNNNNNNNNNNNNNNNNNNNNNNNNNNNNNNNNNNNNNNNNNNNNNNNNNNNNNNNNNNNNNNNNNNNNNNNNNNNNNNNNNNNNNNNNNNNNNNNNNNNNNNNNNNNNNNNNNNNNNNNNNNNNNNNNNNNNNNNNNNNNNNNNNNNNNNNNNNNNNNNNNNNNNNNNNNNNNNNNNNNNNNNNNNNNNNNNNNNNNNNNNNNNNNNNNNNNNNNNNNNNNNNNNNNNNNNNNNNNNNNNNNNNNNNNNNNNNNNNNNNNNNNNNNNNNNNNNNNNNNNNNNNNNNNNNNNNNNNNNNNNNNNNNNNNNNNNNNNNNNNNNNNNNNNNNNNNNNNNNNNNNNNNNNNNNNNNNNNNNNNNNNNNNNTCGGGTGGAGTGTCGTGAGAGTCATTGGTGTCCGCTCGAGGCCCGTGCCTTGTCCGGGGCCTTACCAAAATTAGTTCTGGACAGGACGCGAAGACACGTGTGATAGGGCTAGCTACCCTCTACCGTGTAGCTGCATGACAATGCGGCAAGTGTGTTATCCGGGCCATCGGCTTTTTAGACTTTGTGTTTAGAGTCAATGGGCGCAAGAAGGGATGTGTGATGGACTTCGTATCGAGATAGGAACCAATGGCGAGAGGCGGTCCTCGACGATCGATAATGATCTAACCACTCGTGAAGAGTGGATGCTTGTTTACGTGATTGCTTTATTTTTGCATTGCATTTTTTTTAATATAATTGATCTTTGTTGCTTAATGTTTGATGCATAATGGGGGGATAAATAACTGGTAGGAAACCCAACTCACTGAGAAAAAATAGTTGCTCATTAGACTCTTTGTTTTGCAGGTAGCCCGTAGTAGGTTCCATTTGGGATCGGAGGAGCACAAAGCTGTTGGTGTAGATTTGCTACCTTTTGCAAACATGGACGTTTTGTAATATGTAAGGTAGGGTTTTGAACATCGCCGAGCATGTATAAAGTTTTGATGTGGTTGAACTTAAAGTATATATGAATAATAAAAAGTTTGTGAAATGCTTGGATTCCATATGATACTAGTCCTAGTCCAGGACGAACTAACTAACGGTTTCAAACTCGGGTTGCAAAGCCTTAACTTGGAATCGCTAGGAAACCCGTTCTTGGACATATGATCTTGGGATTCCGGGTCTGTCCGGGAACCTCGGGTCAAATGTTTGGGCATGTGGTAGTAGTATCTTCGATCTGGTAAGAGTTCTTTAGTTCGTCGTGCATGTTCTTGTTTGATTGGTGCATGGCAAACTAATTAACTTTTACTTATTCTGGATCGGGGGTGTTACAACTAAGGTGGTATCAGAGCATGGTTCACTTTGCTCACTTGGGAACCTGTTTTCAATAATTTATCGAGTCAAAGGTGTCGCAAAAGGTAGAATAGGAAACCAACATGCTCCTTTGTTAGATAAGTTGGGATTAGTACTTACCATGGGTTGTGCTGCAGTATGTTTCCAAAACGTAGAAGGAGTGAGGAGCCAATGATGACACCACCAAGATATGGGCAATGTGATTCTGAAAACCGCAGAGTCTATTCAAACCTTGAGGTAACAGATGATTCTGCGATAGCACAAGGAAATAACCATTACTATGAACACGAACATGAGTCGACCGGGAGAAATCCGACGGATTCACATATGGGCTATGAGCAAGAAGAACAATATGAGGATTTTAGGGAGAGGAATCAAGCATCTGATATGTATGGATCGAGACGGAATTATACAACAACACATAATCCAAGGCAGAATGATTCTGAGTTCATGCACCGAGAAAGAATGCCCGAGCCATGTTGTAGGCATGAACAGAGGACAGCTGGGAGTTCAGATCCTCTTATAGTATTGGTGCAAGGCTTACTAGATAGACTTGATCATAGAACCGGTGAATCATCAGANNNNNNNNNNNNNNNNNNNNNNNNNNNNNNNNNNNNNNNNNNNNNNNNNNNNNNNNNNNNNNNNNNNNNNNNNNNNNNNNNNNNNNNNNNNNNNNNNNNNNNNNNNNNNNNNNNNNNNNNNNNNNNNNNNNNNNNNNNNNNNNNNNNNNNNNNNNNNNNNNNNNNNNNNNNNNNNNNNNNNNNNNNNNNNNNNNNNNNNNNNNNNNNNNNNNNNNNNNNNNNNNNNNNNNNNNNNNNNNNNNNNNNNNNNNNNNNNNNNNNNNNNNNNNNNNNNNNNNNNNNNNNNNNNNNNNNNNNNNNNNNNNNNNNNNNNNNNNNNNNNNNNNNNNNNNNNNNNNNNNNNNNNNNNNNNNNNNNNNNNNNNNNNNNNNNNNNNNNNNNNNNNNNNNNNNNNNNNNNNNNNNNNNNNNNNNNNNNNNNNNNNNNNNNNNNNNNNNNNNNNNNNNNNNNNNNNNNNNNNNNNNNNNNNNNNNNNNNNNNNNNNNNNNNNNNNNNNNNNNNNNNNNNNNNNNNNNNNNNNNNNNNNNNNNNNNNNNNNNNNNNNNNNNNNNNNNNNNNNNNNNNNNNNNNNNNNNNNNNNNNNNNNNNNNNNNNNNNNNNNNNNNNNNNNNNNNNNNNNNNNNNNNNNNNNNNNNNNNNNNNNNNNNNNNNNNNNNNNNNNNNNNNNNNNNNNNNNNNNNNNNNNNNNNNNNNNNNNNNNNNNNNNNNNNNNNNNNNNNNNNNNNNNNNNNNNNNNNNNNNNNNNNNNNNNNNNNNNNNNNNNNNNNNNNNNNNNNNNNNNNNNNNNNNNNNNNNNNNNNNNNNNNNNNNNNNNNNNNNNNNNNNNNNNNNNNNNNNNNNNNNNNNNNNNNNNNNNNNNNNNNNNNNNNNNNNNNNNNNNNNNNNNNNNNNNNNNNNNNNNNNNNNNNNNNNNNNNNNNNNNNNNNNNNNNNNNNNNNNNNNNNNNNNNNNNNNNNNNNNNNNNNNNNNNNNNNNNNNNNNNNNNNNNNNNNNNNNNNNNNNNNNNNNNNNNNNNNNNNNNNNNNNNNNNNNNNNNNNNNNNNNNNNNNNNNNNNNNNNNNNNNNNNNNNNNNNNNNNNNNNNNNNNNNNNNNNNNNNNNNNNNNNNNNNNNNNNNNNNNNNNNNNNNNNNNNNNNNNNNNNNNNNNNNNNNNNNNNNNNNNNNNNNNNNNNNNNNNNNNNNNNNNNNNNNNNNNNNNNNNNNNNNNNNNNNNNNNNNNNNNNNNNNNNNNNNNNNNNNNNNNNNNNNNNNNNNNNNNNNNNNNNNNNNNNNNNNNNNNNNNNNNNNNNNNNNNNNNNNNNNNNNNNNNNNNNNNNNNNNNNNNNNNNNNNNNNNNNNNNNNNNNNNNNNNNNNNNNNNNNGAGCAGCCCCAATAGCGAAGGCACCTTATCGAATGGCTCCAGCTGAGCTTGCTGAATTAAAGAAGCAGTTGGAAGATTTAATAGAAAAAGGATTTATTAGACCGAGTTCTTCACCATGGGGAGCACCAGTCTTATTTGTGAAGAAGAAAGACGGCACCATGCGGTTATGCATCGATTATAGAGGGATTAACAATGTTACAGTAAAGAACAAGTATCCCTTGCCAAGGATCGATGAGTTGTTGGATCAGCTTCATGAGGCAAGCTGGTTCTCGAACATAGATTTGGCATCGGGATACCATCAAATCCCTATATCAGAGTCCGATATCATGAAGACGGCTTTTAGGACCTGGTATGGCCACTATGAATTTTTGGTAATGCCTTTTGGTCTTACAAATGCGCCGGCTGCTTTCATGCGCTTGATGAATGATTTATTTCGTGATTACTTGGATAAATTTGTAATCATCTTCATTGATGATATACTTATTTATTCCAAAAGTAAAGAGGAACATGCAGAGCACCTCCAAAAGGTGTTGGAGCGATTAAGAAGCCATAAGTTGTTCGCCAAGTTTAGTCAATGTAGCTTCTGGAAAAGGGAGATCGGATTCTTTGGTCATCGAGTTTCCGAGAAGGGTGTTGCGGTAGATCCTGAAAAGGTTGAAGTGGTTAAGGATTGGCCACGCCCTACCAGTGCTACCGAGGTTCGAAGCTTTCTAGGATTGGTTGGATATTATCGAAAGTTTGTGAGGAATTTTTCCATCATGGCCAAACCCTTGACGAGGCTGACAGGGAAAGATATATCATTTGAATGAGATAAGAAAGAGGAAATGGCTTTTACACAGTTAAAGGAAGCTTTGACGACAACACCTATTCTTGCATTACCTACTTCAGGAAGACCTTACACCACATACACTGATGCTTCTCGAGTAGGACTGGGTTGTGTACTGATGCAGGNNNNNNNNNNNNNNNNNNNNNNNNNNNNNNNNNNNNNNNNNNNNNNNNNNNNNNNNNNNNNNNNNNNNNNNNNNNNNNNNNNNNNNNNNNNNNNNNNNNNGCGATAGCACAAGGAAATAACCATTACTATGAACACGAACATGAGTCAACCGGGAGAAATCCGACGGATTCACATATGGGCTATGACCAAGAAGAACAATATGAGGATTTGAGGGAGAGGAATCAAGCATCTGATATGTATGGATCGAGACAGAATTATACAACAGCACATAATCCAAGGCGGAATGATTCTGAGTTCAGGCACCGAGAAAGGATGCCCGAGCCATGTTGTAGGCATGAACAGAGGACAGCTGGGAGTTCAGATCCTCTTATTGTATTGGTGCAAGGCTTACTAGATAGACTTGATCATAGAACCGGTGAATCATCAGAACAAAGACCATCCTCCTCTCCAGATTAGATGTTTACGTTAATGAAGAAGTTTGGAACCGTTAGATACCCTAGAGGAACAGATCCCTTCGAAGCGTCAACATGGCTGAGGAATTTGGAGAAAAACTTTCGGGCCATACACTGCCCTGATAATTTCAAGAAGGATACTACTTGACCAAAGATGCTTCTGATTGGTGGGATAACGTGGAAGAATACTATATGGGAAGAGAGATCGACTGAGAAGATTTTAAAAAGGAGTTTGAGCGGAAATACTTCCCACCTGAAGCAAATGACCGACTGGAGATTCAATTCTTGGAGTTAACTCAAGGCAACCGGAAAGTCAGGGAATATGAGGCCGAGTTTACAAAGCTAAGGAAATATTATCCTTATGGACCAAGGAATGAAGGTGCACTAATTCGAAGGTTTATAAGAGGGTTGCGAGCGGATTTGGCTAGCCGACTGCAAGTAGTGAAGTTTCATAGCCTTTATGAATTGGCGGAGATAGCGGTAAATGTTGAAGAAGGTATGGAAAAGGAGCAAGCTATGATGAAGCATGCAGAGCCATCTCGCAAAACTGAAGGGCTAGAAATACGAAGAATGAATAATAAAGAAAAATTTAATCGAGGGAAAGGCCAAGGAAGAAGGAATGACGGACAGTTTAGGAATGGCCCAGATGTGTGTTACACTTGTGGTGGTACAGGCCATTTTTCTAGCAGTTGTCCTTATAGTCAGGGAAGGAAAGCCCCTGATTATATTACTTGCTTCTCGTGTGGTGAGAAAGAGCATTATCCCAACAGTTGCCCCCATAAGAGACAGGTTACGCTTCCAGCACCACCCACTAGACTAGCGATTGAACCAGCCCCGAAGCGCCGGGCAGTTGCAAAGCAAATGTATGCTTTAGAGTTAGGAAATCCCGAACCACAACAGCCCAATCAGGGCCTGATCACAGGTAAGTAGGGTTTTAACTCATTGCTTGTTTGTGTGAATTCGATGCATGAAATATAAAATGTGAACCACCAGAGCATTGTAAATATTAGGCATCTTGCCCGGGGGAAAGGCTACATCCAGTACCGGACCAATGATTTGGGCAATACGTCCCAGGTTATTTTTTNNNNNNNNNNNNNNNNNNNNNNNNNNNNNNNNNNNNNNNNNNNNNNNNNNNNNNNNNNNNNNNNNNNNNNNNNNNNNNNNNNNNNNNNNNNNNNNNNNNNNNNNNNNNNNNNNNNNNNNNNNNNNNNNNNNNNNNNNNNNNNNNNNNNNNNNNNNNNNNNNNNNNNNNNNNNNNNNNNNNNNNNNNNNNNNNNNNNNNNNNNNNNNNNNNNNNNNNNNNNNNNNNNNNNNNNNNNNNNNNNNNNNNNNNNNNNNNNNNNNNNNNNNNNNNNNNNNNNNNNNNNNNNNNNNNNNNNNNNNNNNNNNNNNNNNNNNNNNNNNNNNNNNNNNNNNNNNNNNNNNNNNNNNNNNNNNNNNNNNNNNNNNNNNNNNNNNNNNNNNNNNNNNNNNNNNNNNNNNNNNNNNNNNNNNNNNNNNNNNNNNNNNNNNNNNNNNNNNNNNNNNNNNNNNNNNNNNNNNNNNNNNNNNNNNNNNNNNNNNNNNNNNNNNNNNNNNNNNNNNNNNNNNNNNNNNNNNNNNNNNNNNNNNNNNNNNNNNNNNNNNNNNNNNNNNNNNNNNNNNNNNNNNNNNNNNNNNNNNNNNNNNNNNNNNNNNNNNNNNNNNNNNNNNNNNNNNNNNNNNNNNNNNNNNNNNNNNNNNNNNNNNNNNNNNNNNNNNNNNNNNNNNNNNNNNNNNNNNNNNNNNNNNNNNNNNNNNNNNNNNNNNNNNNNNNNNNNNNNNNNNNNNNNNNNNNNNNNNNNNNNNNNNNNNNNNNNNNNNNNNNNNNNNNNNNNNNNNNNNNNNNNNNNNNNNNNNNNNNNNNNNNNNNNNNNNNNNNNNNNNNNNNNNNNNNNNNNNNNNNNNNNNNNNNNNNNNNNNNNNNNNNNNNNNNNNNNNNNNNNNNNNNNNNNNNNNNNNNNNNNNNNNNNNNNNNNNNNNNNNNNNNNNNNNNNNNNNNNNNNNNNNNNNNNNNNNNNNNNNNNNNNNNNNNNNNNNNNNNNNNNNNNNNNNNNNNNNNNNNNNNNNNNNNNNNNNNNNNNNNNNNNNNNNNNNNNNNNNNNNNNNNNNNNNNNNNNNNNNNNNNNNNNNNNNNNNNNNNNNNNNNNNNNNNNNNNNNNNNNNNNNNNNNNNNNNNNNNNNNNNNNNNNNNNNNNNNNNNNNNNNNNNNNNNNNNNNNNNNNNNNNNNNNNNNNNNNNNNNNNNNNNNNNNNNNNNNNNNNNNNNNNNNNNNNNNNNNNNNNNNNNNNNNNNNNNNNNNNNNNNNNNNNNNNNNNNNNNNNNNNNNNNNNNNNNNNNNNNNNNNNN is a genomic window containing:
- the LOC106304457 gene encoding L-type lectin-domain containing receptor kinase I.3-like; the protein is MQKKKPHNLSLPVDMDSTLHLVLIFSCIYLTCLSSQQETRFIYNGFDQADLFTDGLAKILPGGILQLTNTTERQVGHAFFKQSFDFAPSEFFTHFVCALVPPKLGADGGHGIAFVVSPSMNLSNGSPTQYLGAFSIPTNGTSSPHLLAIELDTVSTIEFDVLDKPHVGINVNNPLSVESALPSYFSSALGGSVSINLLSGEPIQVWVDYDGSLLNVSLAPINIENPNRPLMSRSINLSEIFENKIFVGFSASTGQLTSSQYILGWSFSRSKELFQALDLSKLPQAPLPQDEPEKAPLPRDKLSPLLIGLVVVLVILVLIVLGGLYLYRRNKYAEVRESWEREYGPHRFSYKSLYKATNGFGRDGLIGRGGFGEVYKGTLPLSRHIAVKRLSHDAEQGMKQFVAEVVTMGSLQHRNLVPLLGYCRRKGELLLVSEYMPCGSLDQHLFHNRNPSLSWLQRISILNDIASAISYLHTGASPAVLHRDIKASNVMLDSEGNGRLGDFGMAGFHDPRANLSSTAAVGTIGYMAPELITMGTSTKTDVYAFGAFILEVTCGRRPVEPELPVEKQYLVKWVCERWRSGSLLETRDPRLGGEFLPEEVEMVLKLGLLCTNAAPESRPAMGQVVQYLNQSVPLPDFSPYSPGIGAFMPVSMLASFNIGVPNSRNSSMPTFVSHTILEGRGR